A region from the Microcebus murinus isolate Inina chromosome 3, M.murinus_Inina_mat1.0, whole genome shotgun sequence genome encodes:
- the BCL11A gene encoding BCL11 transcription factor A isoform X8, whose protein sequence is MLPVQHWGNQRDRYQTTGFSLFRNKLLHWRGLSSPRSAHGALIPTPGMSAEYAPQGICKDEPSSYTCTTCKQPFTSAWFLLQHAQNTHGLRIYLESEHGSPLTPRVGIPSGLGAECPSQPPLHGIHIADNNPFNLLRIPGSVSREASGLAEGRFPPTPPLFSPPPRHHLDPHRIERLGAEEMALATHHPSAFDRVLRLNPMAMEPPAMDFSRRLRELAGNTSSPPLSPGRPSPMQRLLQPFQPGSKPPFLATPPLPPLQSAPPPSQPPVKSKSCEFCGKTFKFQSNLVVHRRSHTGEKPYKCNLCDHACTQASKLKRHMKTHMHKSSPMTVKSDDGLSTASSPEPGTSDLVGSASSALKSVVAKFKSENDPNLIPENGDEEEEEDDEEEEEEEEEEEEELTESERVDYGFGLSLEAARHHENSSRGAVVGVGDEGRALPDVMQGMVLSSMQHFSEAFHQVLGEKHKRSHLAEAEGHRDTCDEDSVAGESDRIDDGTVNGRGCSPGESASGGLSKKLLLGSPSSLSPFSKRIKLEKEFDLPPAAMPNTENVYSQWLAGYAASRQLKDPFLSFGDSRQSPFASSSEHSSENGSLRFSTPPGELDGGISGRSGTGSGGSTPHISGPGPGRPSSKEGRRSDTCEYCGKVFKNCSNLTVHRRSHTGERPYKCELCNYACAQSSKLTRHMKTHGQVGKDVYKCEICKMPFSVYSTLEKHMKKWHSDRVLNNDIKTE, encoded by the exons ATAAACTTCTGCACTGGAGGGGCCTCTCCTCCCCTCGTTCTGCACACGGAGCTCTAATCCCAACGCCCGGGATGAGTGCAGAATATGCCCCGCAGGGTATTT GTAAAGATGAGCCCAGCAGCTACACATGTACAACTTGCAAACAGCCATTCACCAGTGCATGGTTTCTCTTGCAACACGCACAGAACACTCATGGATTAAGAATCTACTTAGAAAGCGAACACGGAAGTCCCCTGACCCCGCGGGTTGGTATCCCTTCAGGACTAGGTGCAGAATGTCCTTCCCAGCCACCTCTCCATGGGATTCATATTGCAGACAATAACCCCTTTAACCTGCTAAGAATACCAGGATCAGTATCGAGAGAGGCTTCCGGCCTGGCAGAAGGGCGCTTTCCACCCACTCCCCCCCTGTTTAGTCCACCACCGAGACATCACTTGGACCCCCACCGCATAGAGCGCCTGGGGGCGGAAGAGATGGCCCTGGCCACCCATCACCCGAGTGCCTTTGACAGGGTGCTGCGGTTGAATCCAATGGCTATGGAGCCTCCCGCCATGGATTTCTCTAGGAGACTTAGAGAGCTGGCAGGGAACACGTCTAGCCCACCGCTGTCCCCAGGCCGGCCCAGCCCTATGCAAAGGTTACTGCAACCATTCCAGCCAGGTAGCAAGCCGCCCTTCCTGGCGacgccccccctccctcctctgcaatccgcccctcctccctcccagcccccggTCAAGTCCAAGTCATGCGAGTTCTGCGGCAAGACGTTCAAATTTCAGAGCAACCTGGTGGTGCACCGGCGCAGCCACACGGGCGAGAAGCCCTACAAGTGCAACCTGTGCGACCACGCGTGCACCCAGGCCAGCAAGCTGAAGCGCCACATGaagacacacatgcacaaatcGTCCCCCATGACGGTCAAGTCCGACGACGGGCTCTCCACCGCCAGCTCCCCGGAACCTGGCACCAGCGACCTGGTGGGCAGCGCCAGCAGCGCGCTCAAGTCCGTGGTGGCCAAGTTCAAGAGCGAGAACGACCCCAACCTGATCCCGGAGAACGGGgacgaggaggaagaggaggacgacgaggaagaggaagaagaggaggaagaggaggaggaggagctgacGGAGAGCGAGAGGGTGGACTACGGCTTCGGGCTGAGCCTGGAGGCGGCGCGCCACCACGAGAACAGCTCGCGGGGCGCGGTGGTGGGCGTGGGCGACGAGGGCCGCGCCCTGCCCGACGTCATGCAGGGCATGGTGCTCAGCTCCATGCAGCACTTCAGCGAGGCCTTCCACCAGGTCCTGGGCGAGAAGCATAAGCGCAGCCACCTGGCCGAGGCCGAGGGCCACAGGGACACTTGCGACGAAGACTCGGTGGCCGGTGAGTCGGACCGCATAGATGATGGCACTGTTAACGGCCGCGGCTGCTCCCCGGGCGAGTCGGCCTCAGGGGGCCTGTCCAAAAAGCTGCTGCTGGGCAGCCCCAGCTCGCTGAGCCCCTTCTCTAAGCGCATCAAGCTGGAGAAGGAGTTCGACCTGCCCCCGGCTGCCATGCCCAACACGGAGAACGTGTACTCGCAGTGGCTCGCCGGCTACGCGGCCTCCAGGCAGCTCAAAGATCCCTTCCTTAGCTTCGGAGACTCCAGACAATCGCCTTTTGCCTCCTCATCGGAGCACTCCTCTGAGAACGGGAGCTTGCGCTTCTCCACGCCGCCCGGGGAGCTGGACGGAGGGATCTCGGGGCGCAGCGGCACGGGAAGTGGAGGGAGCACGCCCCATATTAGTGGTCCGGGCCCGGGCAGGCCCAGCTCAAAAGAGGGCAGACGCAGCGACACTTGTGAGTACTGTGGGAAAGTCTTCAAGAACTGTAGCAATCTCACTGTCCACAGGAGAAGCCACACGGGCGAAAGGCCTTATAAATGCGAGCTGTGCAACTATGCCTGTGCCCAGAGTAGCAAGCTCACCAGGCACATGAAAACGCATGGCCAGGTGGGGAAGGACGTTTACAAATGTGAAATTTGTAAGATGCCTTTTAGCGTGTACAGTACCCTggagaaacacatgaaaaaatggcACAGTGATCGAGTGTTGAATAATGATATAAAAACTGAATAG